The genomic window CATGCTCAGGTACGCTCAGGGTGCGCTAGTGTTGGTGGGAGTGTCTttatattgtaatgttttagtTTAAATACTTGTGTTTATGAAGTACTGAGCGtccgactggataaatgagactgggATTAATCTGCTCGAGTcgtgtgacagtttgtaaacagatgttttgatgagttttgctgttaaacatgttttttgtttacttAAATTCATGAAGGATGTTTACCTTGTTTTGGGTtctcgttcactgtggaggcatgagagaaaaataaagtcttCTTCAGATATTGAAGTGAAGTATTCCTGTAAAGTCTTAAACTGGGACCAGTTCCATGATCCCTCAGTTTAACAGTAAACGTGTCCTGATGTGTGTACATGACTGTGGTGCTGTTGACAAGAACAAACAGGATGCTTGTTTATATCCTTGAGGGTTTTTGTCAGGGCCATGTGACAGATTTACCAGTGACTTACTGGGTGTGTCCCAGTTAAAGTCCCAGCACAGAGCTGCTCTGAGCTGGTTTGCTGTGGTTTCCTCTCTGTGTCACCGCGGTACACAAAAGCGAAGCAACGTCTCAGTCCAGGAAGtaaactgaaagaaaaacacagattaataAACTCACATTTAAGTTGACTCGTTGTGGCTGAAGTCAAATAGAAACGCTTCTGTCGTCTCTCTGGCAATGTTAAAGTTTACCTGTTTGATTATCAGCTGTGTCCCCGCCCCTTCTCACTACGTCCAGTAAAAACTAGTGATAATTTTGTCAGCTGTTGAGTCTGCCGGCTGCTGTTCAGCAGCTAACGAgaggagctagctgctaacagccaccgctgcaactaacaaactccacaaatccattcagcagctccaccatccacagtcagacacacatggctgattatttactgctgaattacagctcacaactcgcacaaacccaaacatcctggtgcagactatttactggagtttaccagcctgtcgctcatgctGCAGGGCTGTTATTGGTGTTTTCTAAAACGGTGTCGCTGCAGCTCAGAAAAGCATTTCTGCCTGTTTTTCTGCCCAAACCAGTTTCTTAATAAAGTTGATAAGAATCAAACAGCATGTGTTTTAAAGTTGTTTGAGCATCCAGCTCCTCgacacacacagctcctctgAATCTCTGGAGGTTTCCAGACTTTTCTCGGCTCTGCGAGGCTTCGATCCTGCTGACATTATATTGTTTATTGTGATGAATCTGAGAGACCGAACCTGTTGATCTGCCCGAACAGTGAGCAAAGTTGCAGATAGATTCTCTGTctgactaatcatttcatctgTGACAATATTTtaactgcttgtttttttgtctgggTTCAGGTTCGTTTCCAGGAGCGAATCACCATCCTGCGAGGGAACCACGAGTCACGGCAGATCACGCAGGTCTACGGCTTCTACGACGAGTGCCTGAGGAAGTACGGCAACGCCAACGTCTGGAAGTACTTCACAGACCTGTTTGACTACCTGCCACTCACCGCACTGGTGGACGGACAGGTACGAGGGTTCGCCAGGAGAGACCAAAttttttccatctctctttATGTAGCAGTGAAACAGCATCAACTCTATGTCCTTCCTCTGATACAGGATGTTAGAGGATGTGGAAGGGAGAGAGATGCAATTTTTTAACACTTAATGTATTTGTGATGACAGAAATGTGGCTCAAGTTTACCTCCAGGTTGTGTTAAAATGAAATCCTCCAGACTGGGGTTGTGAAGCTGCAGACACTCTCTGATGCTTCATGGTCacctcttttgtttttatttcagatctTCTGTCTCCACGGAGGTTTGTCTCCTTCTATAGACACTCTGGATCACATACGAGCTCTGGACCGCCTGCAAGAAGTCCCACATGAGGTAACACAAACGTTGTTGATGGGCAGTGACGGCTGAGTTTTGAATAGTTTATAGTCAACAGTAGAGCTCtgcagcacagaggaagaaCAGATATCAGACTCTGTTACACAGACAGAACTCATTAGTGGACATCAGAGTTGGTTTGAGTCTGAACAGGAAGTTCACCTCAGACAGAACATGACGTCCTGCCCTGTAAAACACAACTGACTATCTCTGTctccgtgtgtgtgcgtgtgtgtgtcagggcccaATGTGTGACCTGCTGTGGTCGGATCCTGATGATCGCGGTGGGTGGGGCATCTCTCCCCGAGGTGCTGGCTACACCTTTGGACAGGACATCTCTGAAACCTTCAACCACGCCAACGGCCTCACTCTGGTGTCCCGCGCCCATCAGCTGGTCATGGAGGTAACACatgcaaacgcacacacaccttcacatgAAGACATAAAGGCAGCCGAGACCAACTGAAGCTAAGTGTTACCAAAATATGTAGAATAGAGCAGTAAATTagtcattttcattattttttatatatatatatatatatatatatatatatttttttttttattagtataCAAAACTTAAATTATTCAGATTTCAAactgatgtcttcaaatgtctttttttttatccaaccaacagtccaaaaccaaaaatgtttaatttactgtCTTTAATGGTAAAACAAGCATCATATTCTCGTGTGTCGAAGCTTCAAcctgcaaaaatgaaaataagtcatTTTCCTTTCAGTCGACGAATCAGTTCATCAAATGTTTGTTGGAATTTTAAAAAGACTTGTTTGATCTCGGCAGATGGAAAACCACAAATGAAAAGAAACGTTTAATATTTTAagcttcagtgtttttattttagtggAGCTGACACACATGCTCCCCCACAAGTGGACTGAAGGATCCTAAAACCCTCTggtctccatggcaacacaaTATAATGAAGTTGTGAGGGTGCAGTGCTCCTCTAACTCCTGTTTCTGGGCCagtttcactcacacacacacacacagctgcagcaaaCTGAGCGTTTAAACACATCCTATGTTCTTTATTAAGAACGTGATTGATCGTATCTCTGATCAGAAGAGCAAAGTTTCAGTCGACTGGTGGTAATGAAATTGCTTTGAATAATAGATGTGTCGTTAAAACATCAGACTGTAGTTGTCCTCCTGCAGATGAACACAGTAAAATATTCACCAGTCTAACCAACTCGTGTTATCGCACCTTCAGGGCTACAACTGGGGCCATGATAAGAATGTGGTGACCATCTTTAGTGCTCCAAACTACTGCTACCGCTGTGGAAACCAGGCAGCCATCATGGAACTGGACGACACTCTGAAATACTCTTTGTAAGTATAAAGACATTTAAGAAATAACACGTTGTGTATGAATAACAAATACAGGGTTCAGAGATGGACCGAATTTATCTTCTtagatttttgtgtgttttcacaacAAAATGTCTACGTCATGTGAAACCTCGCTCTACTGCACATGTAGCCACAAAATTAAGTTTTAATCATTTGCAAGACATAAATACAGTATAATCATGACATCATACTAAGTTTTAGAGAGCCCACCCTCTGtgtttaaaacaacatatgttcAGAGGACTGTGCAGACTGTTGGCAGTATTACAGAATAGATGTTGTTATGAGGTCATACAGCCCAGCTCTGATGTCACACACTCAGCAGAGATGATCCACGTGCACCTGAGTTTTATGTAGACTGAACCTCAGGTCTCTGTTCACTGCAGTCACATGTTGAATTAAAGAGAACAGGTCACATGACTAATGAGACACTCGTTTTTTATTGGTGTGTTCTCACCTGACAGGAGACAGAACAGAAACTGTAAACTGTGTGTGACCAACAAAGCTCTGTGAACTCTATTGTTTCTATGGTGAAAGGTTAGATGACTGAAAACAAGTGGTTAACGTCACGATGTCGGTCGTGGTCGAGGTCACATGACATCCACTCCTGTCTGTCACAAGGTTTATTATGTGTCCCCAGACTGAGACTGAAAGTCATCAGATTCTCAGAGCTCGTCTCTGTTCGCTGAAATCTGAACTGGTTCTCACACAAAGTGAAGACAGAAGTCGTCATGAGTCGTTTCCTCAGCTGCGGTTTGAGAAGTTTTGACTCGCAGGGTTAATAATTGATCAGTCAATGGGATCAAGGCAGAGCAGCTTTATTTGGACAGCACATTTCAGTCCATTCACCAGACCTCttcatataaaatataataaaggaAACAGATTTACAgcaaaagagaacaaaaagatataaaaggtcAAATTAATTACCAaatgatttacaataaaaatacataattgaAAATAGCAAAGTGTAGACaaggtgcaaagataaaaacattattCAAAATGATGCGGTTGGATCGAtgggtgagaggagcagctgtttgagaGTGAGGTGACACTGCGCCTgacgctctgctgctccatctgcaACACCGCCTGTTTAATCTACATCAGCCTATAGAAATGTCCTCATAGGTCTAATGGAGCACTTATTAATATGCGTTACAACAAAGTAGCTCCTCTGCTCTCAGCTGTTTAGGATTATTTGGTaattttcctccattttccGTTTTATTTGAGACGTTTCCTTTTTCAGATCTGGAGTCAATAGCTAGCCTCACGATGGAGACTCAAGCGCAGCCATCAATATTGAGATTCGGCAAATTTTAGGAGACGGCACCGGGCCGTAGACGTACGACGCACAAAGCTGACGAGATGTTAAAACCTTCTTTTATTCAGTGTGCAGGCTGCACATTTGTACAACTGGACAATGCAAGAATCACATCAAGGCTGCAACGATAAAGgcaataaatataaacatgtagaaataaataaagttataatataaaatgtttaatgaatgttgaataataaaagaaaagtcccctgcaataaataaaagtagTCCTTTAAAATAACTA from Epinephelus moara isolate mb chromosome 8, YSFRI_EMoa_1.0, whole genome shotgun sequence includes these protein-coding regions:
- the LOC126393880 gene encoding serine/threonine-protein phosphatase 2A catalytic subunit beta isoform, with amino-acid sequence MEDKSFTKELDQWIEQLNECKQLSENQVRTLCEKAKEILTKESNVQEVRCPVTVCGDVHGQFHDLMELFKIGGKSPDTNYLFMGDYVDRGYYSVETVTLLVTLKVRFQERITILRGNHESRQITQVYGFYDECLRKYGNANVWKYFTDLFDYLPLTALVDGQIFCLHGGLSPSIDTLDHIRALDRLQEVPHEGPMCDLLWSDPDDRGGWGISPRGAGYTFGQDISETFNHANGLTLVSRAHQLVMEGYNWGHDKNVVTIFSAPNYCYRCGNQAAIMELDDTLKYSFLQFDPAPRRGEPHVTRRTPDYFL